Within Methanosarcinales archaeon, the genomic segment ATAAATACTTCGGAACTGATCTGGAGTTGACATGGGAAGTAGTGCAAAAGGACATTCCATATCTAAAAAAAGAAACCTTGAAAATAAAACTGGATTTGAAAACCAAATAGACCAGCTCGTCTACAAACTCTATGACCTGACCCCCGAAGAGATAAGATTGTCGAGGGGTTCGATGAGGGGAAATACCTTATAGTATTTCCACGAAAATTGAGCATATTGATAAATGAATAAAATTTGGTAGCTAATATGTCAGAAAAAAAATATATAATATTTACTGATATGGATGGTACCCTTATAGATCACAACTCCTATTCATATGAATTAGCTCTCCCAGCCCTTGAACTTATCCGAAAAAAAAATATTCCTCTGATCTTCTGCACAAGTAAGACCAGGGCAGAACTTGATATTTATAGTAAGGAACTGGATCTGCATCACCCCATGATTTCTGAAAATGGAGGAGCCATATTTATTCCAGAGGATTATTTTGACTTTGATTTTGAATATGATAAATTGTCAGATCATTATAAAGTAATTGAACTTGGAATACAATATGAGATCCTTCAAAAAAACCTGAAAGAAATATGTGATGAGATAAAATGCAAGATAATCGGATTCGGAGATATGGATGTGGAAGAAGTCTGCAAAGATACGGGCCTGACCCTTGAATGTGCGGCCTTAGCCAAGCAAAGGGACTATGATGAAGCTTTCAGGGTGATAAGTGATCCTCCAAAAGAAGTGGAGCTTGAACAGGAAGTCCTCAAACGGGGCTTCAACTATACTAAAGGTGGACGATACCATCATATTATGGGTAACAATGATAAAGGGCGGGCAGTACGTATCTTAAGCGAACTATACCGCAAACAATGGCCTGATGTTAAAACAATTGGTCTGGGGGACAGTTTAAATGACCTGCCAATGCTGAAAGCTGTAGACATTCCAATTTTGGTGCAAAAACCTGATGGTTCATATGATAAGTCAATTGATGAACTGTTTATTAAAAGAGGAAATGGCGTAGGACCCGATGGATGGAACCGGGAACTTATTAATATCCTTAAATGAAATATACATAAATAAAAAAATAAATAATCTAAGGGTGTCGGAATATGATTCGACTTGGCAATATACTGCCACAGGGATTCTTAATTGGTATAATGGATCTAGTGGATATAATCGGCCCTAAGAAAACCTCTGAATGGCTGAC encodes:
- the mpgP gene encoding mannosyl-3-phosphoglycerate phosphatase produces the protein MSEKKYIIFTDMDGTLIDHNSYSYELALPALELIRKKNIPLIFCTSKTRAELDIYSKELDLHHPMISENGGAIFIPEDYFDFDFEYDKLSDHYKVIELGIQYEILQKNLKEICDEIKCKIIGFGDMDVEEVCKDTGLTLECAALAKQRDYDEAFRVISDPPKEVELEQEVLKRGFNYTKGGRYHHIMGNNDKGRAVRILSELYRKQWPDVKTIGLGDSLNDLPMLKAVDIPILVQKPDGSYDKSIDELFIKRGNGVGPDGWNRELINILK